tgtgccTGGTGTGCCAGCACCTGAGTAATTCTCGCCAACATTGAGCATCTTATTAGTAAGACCTGTGTTATatatttgtcatgttttaatGGACATGGATTAAACATACCCCCTTTTTTTACAGCCCTTGTCTTTGCCCTTTTAATGAATCTTATTCTTTTAAACCTCATTTAATGAAGCTCCTATCATGCTGAGCGCAATcactttgcatttcatttactgtgAGGTGCTGAGACAGATGATTAAAATAGACTTTAGTCTTGTATTTACTTACTGTGTTTATTGAAAATTGTTCTTCCTATACATAAGACTAGCAAATGGCCAAACGTCGTTCTTGTTTTCTGGCGGAGCAACAGACAAATGTGAATTTTCCACGAGGAGCCGCTGGATGCCGCTACATCTTGGTAGGGTTGATCACCCTTCCCATGAACAGCAGGCTGTTGTTGATCTCGTGgtagatgaagaagaagaagggccGGTTGACGATAAAAGTGGAGGGCAAGGAGTATCCGGTGATGCCAGTGACCGTGGCAGCGGCTGCTGTGGTGCCCCTCTCGTCCACCTCGATCACAGCCTTGTGCAGCACCTAAAGCCACAGGCAATGTTAACACCCGCCGAAGGCGCTCTGTCATCGGCTCTCTGCCCGACAGTAAGATAGGTGCAGATTGTGTTTCCCGATCGCCCACGCCCCTCCTCGGCTAATGAGGGCCTTTCCTCGACCCCACAGGGACCTTACGTTGTTCATGCTCTCTGCCTGGttagtgtgtttattttttcctgtttttttacgTTCTAAGCCACGCTTATTTGTTCTATGGGAAAATACTTAATTTTCTGGATATAGAGCTGTTGGTCAGTATTGCATCAGACTTGCTCTCTGCTGGATGCATTTTTccattgtattttcttttcgCCTAGTTATTTCTTTCAGCAGTAGATCATTTCAGAATTTTAGCTACTGTAGGATCAGACTACTAATTGCGTTGACGCTACCCAAGTCACTGTCATCtccataaaaaaacagcttacAACCTGTCTTGAGTCTAGGACTCTCTCTAAGGATCTATTCAGCGAATTAAACCATGAACCCACATTATGATGACCCCATGTGCTTGCTCAGAGATACTTCTGTTTCTGAAACCCATCACTCAACCAAAATTTCATTGCAGCTGTTCTAAGCAGTGGTTATGTGATTCTTTGTGTGCATGGTTTCCCTGGAACTTGTTTCCTGGGCTGTGTAACGTAACCACAGGTGAACGCGCAACACCCACCAGGCCAAGGGAGATGAAATCTCCGAAGTATTTAAGTTCAACACCTTGCCAGCTCCCTGCTTAGGTACTAAGTATTGGTGATGGTGATGTTGATGCCATGACTAAGACACTGACCTCAGACACTTTCAGTCCCTGCTCTTTGCTCAGCCCAGAGAAGTTGGCCATGTTTTCGAAGACCTTGGCAATGCCCAGATGGGGAAGAATCTTGTGCATTTCATAGGACTGGTCCATCTTGAACTTGGGCAAATGCACTTCTATTTTCCTGGGGAAGAGAGCAGAAATCAgttctctttctgtgtttggACACTTTTGAGAAGGAATACCACAGTTCAGTCAGTGGTGTGCATGATTATTCTCTTCTGCTTTTGTTTAACTCAAGGTGGCAGCACTGGATTTGAATGCTTCTGTAATTAACCAGTAGGCCTTCAAGCTCTCTGCCTAAAGTGGCTGCGCTTTTGGTATGTGTGGACTGGCTAGTCATCATTTGCAAGGAGGATGCAATGCAGTGTGCGAGTGAAGACGTTTACGTGATCTGCAGCTGCTTGATCCAGCCGAGGAATCGCTCTGCATTGATCTCATCGTCGATGGAGGTGTAGTCCACATCTTTGTTAGGCAGGAGGATGAGCATGGCCATATCCCCCTTGTACGGCAGCCTCAGGACCTTCACTTGTAAAGCGTCGTCACTGGCGTAGTAATATTTATCCTCCCTGAACATCATGGGCACCTGTACAATGTTGTACTTGTCCACATAGAAGCGGTCCTTCTCGGTGTGACTGGGGTTAAATGGGAGCTCCCATTTTCCTATGAATTGGCATATTTATACCACATTATTAGTATTCAATTAATTcccaaattatttataaaaagccTTAAAATTTCCTCCTTTTCGCTTAGCCATTTGAAACTTATATTTAACATAAGGTATTAGTTATACTGGGGAAAATGGTTTTATATTTGCTTTTCATCATTACcttttcaggtgtttttttattattttaaaatggaactaCAGTCTTTTCAGTTATGggataagaaaagaaaaatgtcattACTCATAACATGTTGACTTATTGTTGATTTAAGCCACTCACCTTGAAAGAAGATAGTATTGATGAGTATCATCTGAGTGAAGGGATCAATGTCACTGACTGCTTCATTTACTCTGTCTCCTGTCCTCTTCTTCACATAATCGTTGATGGTGGTCTTGCTGGCCTTTGGCTCAGCAAAGTCTATGTTCTGAATATCTGCATTGAAGAACTTCTTGATCTGGTCACTGAAGGCCCTCTCCACCTCAAACTCTATACGGACAAAGAGGGCTGTGCCCTGGGCTAGCTGCAGGTCCTCGTGGGTGATGTTCTTCTGTAACTGCTGAAAGAGTTCTGGGATTAGCTCTGGCTGACCGTCTCGCTCCAGCTGATCCAGGTTCAGCCCCTTTAGGATCTCTGCACGTGTGGGCCCCTCAGCACCCATGGACAAGATAGCAAAGGAAGTTGATATGCACAGGGGCGAGAAGAAGATGTTGTTATCGTGGTAGCTGGAGATCTTGCGGTACAGATCCATGGCAAAGTCTATATTCTTGGTGGTCAGCTCTGTGATGTTAGGACTTATCTCCTGAGCTCTGCTTATGGGGACAAGGAAAGTGGCACATGCGAACACAAAGAGAATTCCCATTTTCCTGTATTagattttccttttctcttttgtcAGTCCTGCAAAGACAGAAGCACTGCACTTACTAAAACAAGGACAGGACAATTTAGAGTATTAGTTTCAGTATGTCTGACAAGTGTGGTTCTGATTGTCTTAATATTCATTGTTATGCTTAATTAACCTATTGTAGGTAAATTACTTGTGAAATTATCTGACCTTTTGTTTACTAACGCAGAAAACCCTTTTTGagtatcttggcattcatatcTAAAAGGATGCTACTGTTCAACTTTTGTCACAAATTTAATGATAAGGTGTACCTTTCGGTCCACAAGACCAAAATTATTGAGAGGTATCCATGCTACGTCAGTATTCAGTTGCGGAAAGATATAATCAGAGCTCAGCTCTAAGCACGCAGTCATCTTCATGAGCAGGTAGAAGGAAAAGCAGCTATTCCACACAATGAGAGATGACTAATGCTctgcagtatgtatgtatacagatGTCAGCAGATTCTGCGGTGAGCTAGAATTCAAAACATTCGCTTCTTTTTCTCCCGTCTTCGGCTGCGATGGTGAGCGAGCAGGGTCAGAGCTACAGCGGATAATTCATGGCGTATTTTCTCTCTCGCCAGATACTCCATATTCCAAGGCTTAAAGTGACACTTAAATAACTCACCAGCCTTGCAGCAGCTTTTAGATCTGGCTTCTCAAGTCTAACTCAAAGGTGTGCAATTTCCTGATGGATTCAAGCCCCAAGGACACGGTGTTCACTCCtattttgtaacatttaatCAATTCAGTGACAGAAGCGACTGATTCTCCAACCAACAACAACATGAATCAAACATTGACTGAATTTGCTACTTGTGAATATATAAACCATTTAAGGAACCCCTTTAGAACTTCTAAATTCCAAAATGAGAATAAACTATCCTAAATAACTGAAATTTGCTAAATAAGTTTTCGATTCCTCCTTTCTCTACCTACCTTTCAGTATGAAGAAGGGATCTTGATTAATAAAGAGGTCCACTCTTTGTTTGGGGAAACAAAGTGCAAGTGTGCCTTTAGGATTATCTATTAACTATATGGTGCTCAGGTCTGGATTTCCCAGGGGGTCAGTTTGGTATTGGATTGAAATGAGGTGATCAAGTTCTATTTATCTGTTAGTAATGACATGCCAATTAATCATTTTCTTATTGGTAATCCTGTTTAATCTATTTAGCAATCTGTAAGGAGTTTTGTTTACTATAGTTAAATGTTTTGGAGTTGGAATTTGACTTGAAGACCTTTGGATCTGGAATGAATGATGCAGTCTGGTGTAAAGAAGAGTgagttccatttttttccccatgttttTAATTACGATGTGCCATAAACTCCATTTAGCATAATGATACAAAAGTAGCTCACTGTGACGCATTGTTGTTCAGTGCTTAGGTTGTACAGTGCCAAGTGTCAGGTAGTTAAGTGTGCTCTTGCCTCTGGGGCTTTTGTTTTACCAGGTATGGCTTGATGTTCCCTCTTGAGTCTCTCTCAAGTC
This window of the Anguilla anguilla isolate fAngAng1 chromosome 1, fAngAng1.pri, whole genome shotgun sequence genome carries:
- the si:ch1073-416d2.3 gene encoding protein Z-dependent protease inhibitor, giving the protein MGILFVFACATFLVPISRAQEISPNITELTTKNIDFAMDLYRKISSYHDNNIFFSPLCISTSFAILSMGAEGPTRAEILKGLNLDQLERDGQPELIPELFQQLQKNITHEDLQLAQGTALFVRIEFEVERAFSDQIKKFFNADIQNIDFAEPKASKTTINDYVKKRTGDRVNEAVSDIDPFTQMILINTIFFQGKWELPFNPSHTEKDRFYVDKYNIVQVPMMFREDKYYYASDDALQVKVLRLPYKGDMAMLILLPNKDVDYTSIDDEINAERFLGWIKQLQITKIEVHLPKFKMDQSYEMHKILPHLGIAKVFENMANFSGLSKEQGLKVSEVLHKAVIEVDERGTTAAAATVTGITGYSLPSTFIVNRPFFFFIYHEINNSLLFMGRVINPTKM